A genome region from Arthrobacter sp. V1I9 includes the following:
- the hrpB gene encoding ATP-dependent helicase HrpB yields the protein MTSRGRQQQPTAGKPFDIGAIGAGLAFANSAGRLAEALPGRSEGGSLAAVVQAPPGTGKTTLVPPLLANITAQGTGRVVVTQPRRVAARAAARRLSVLDGSRLGSRVGYTVRGERQASSETLIEFVTPGILLRRLLSDPGLDGVAAVVLDEVHERGLETDLLIGMLVEVRELRGDLTVVAMSATLDAPRFAALLRTDDGIPVPVVVSPSVLHPLETEWRPAAGARLDGRGVAPAFLDYLAATAAEAFRLVLTEDSSTDALVFVPGAREVTRVAAGLRNRLGPAVDVLELHGQVGPAEQDRAVSGRVTGGRARIIVSTDLAESSLTVPGVRLVIDSGLTREPRRDAGRGMSGLVTVSCSRASADQRAGRAARQGPGRVVRCYDQQAFGAAPAHVTPEIKVADLTGAALLLSSWGSPRGIGLALPDQPPQQAMDEAMEVLRELGAVTEDGQTTAMGRLLATIPADPRLARALLDGAAFAGHVPAAEAVALVTGDYRAPGADLTRLLSQMRNQTGPEARRWTEETRRLAALAKQRALSATAAPATVTGAAVVGAVVALAFPDRVARRVEGDVPNRYLLSSGTRAGLPAGSPLSGHEWLAVAEVTRADGRDSAGTGAVIRSAAPLSPQLAEVAASHLLTDAVEARFTAGRVSARRVRRLGAIVLASTPVRPPPAEGRAAVAGALQKEGLGVLDWSTAADALRRRLAFLHRGLGAPWPDVAEQALLLRLEEWLGPELEALAGGAAARAIDLGEPLRRLLPWPEAARLDDLAPEWLEVPSGSRIRIEYPDVADDTARPVVAVKLQECFGWAATPRLLNGQVPVLFHLLSPARRPLAVTDDLTSFWSGPYAQVRAEMRGRYPKHPWPEDPWTAPATAHVKRRK from the coding sequence ATGACTTCACGGGGCAGGCAGCAGCAGCCAACCGCCGGTAAACCCTTTGACATCGGGGCCATCGGCGCAGGCCTGGCCTTTGCCAACTCGGCGGGAAGACTGGCCGAAGCTCTCCCCGGCCGCAGCGAAGGCGGTTCGCTGGCCGCTGTAGTGCAGGCGCCGCCAGGGACCGGTAAAACCACTCTCGTTCCGCCGCTGCTCGCGAATATCACGGCGCAGGGTACCGGGCGCGTGGTGGTCACGCAGCCACGCCGGGTTGCTGCCCGTGCTGCGGCCCGCCGGCTCTCGGTCCTGGATGGCAGCCGGTTGGGCAGCCGGGTCGGGTATACGGTGCGCGGTGAGCGGCAGGCCAGTTCCGAAACGCTCATCGAGTTCGTGACGCCCGGCATCCTGCTGCGCCGCCTCCTGTCCGACCCCGGCCTCGACGGGGTAGCCGCCGTGGTCCTGGACGAGGTCCACGAACGGGGGCTTGAGACCGATCTGCTCATCGGCATGCTCGTCGAGGTCCGGGAACTGCGCGGGGACCTCACCGTCGTCGCCATGTCCGCAACCCTCGACGCGCCCCGGTTCGCCGCCCTGCTCCGTACCGACGATGGGATCCCGGTTCCCGTCGTGGTCAGTCCCTCGGTGCTCCACCCACTGGAGACGGAGTGGCGGCCTGCTGCGGGAGCCCGCCTCGACGGCAGGGGAGTCGCACCCGCCTTCCTCGACTACCTTGCCGCCACAGCGGCAGAGGCATTCAGGCTTGTGCTCACCGAAGACAGCTCAACGGATGCCCTGGTCTTTGTCCCCGGTGCGCGGGAGGTCACCCGGGTGGCGGCAGGGCTTCGCAACCGGCTGGGACCGGCCGTCGATGTCCTTGAACTTCATGGGCAGGTTGGTCCGGCCGAGCAGGACCGCGCGGTTTCGGGCCGGGTAACCGGCGGCCGTGCCAGGATCATCGTGTCCACCGATCTCGCTGAGTCCTCCCTTACTGTCCCGGGAGTCCGTCTGGTCATCGACTCCGGCCTCACCCGGGAGCCGCGGCGCGACGCCGGCAGGGGCATGAGCGGACTGGTGACCGTTTCCTGCTCCCGTGCCTCTGCGGATCAGCGCGCCGGCCGCGCAGCACGCCAGGGCCCGGGGAGGGTGGTCCGCTGCTACGACCAGCAGGCCTTCGGTGCCGCCCCGGCCCACGTAACGCCGGAAATCAAGGTGGCGGATCTGACTGGAGCGGCACTGCTCCTGTCGTCCTGGGGTTCCCCGCGCGGAATCGGGCTCGCCCTGCCCGACCAGCCGCCACAGCAGGCAATGGACGAGGCGATGGAGGTCCTGCGCGAACTTGGTGCAGTGACAGAGGATGGCCAGACCACCGCCATGGGAAGGCTCCTGGCGACCATTCCGGCTGATCCCCGGCTGGCCCGGGCCCTGCTTGACGGGGCGGCATTCGCGGGACACGTGCCGGCCGCGGAAGCAGTGGCGCTGGTGACGGGTGACTACCGTGCTCCCGGCGCTGACCTGACCCGCCTGCTGTCCCAGATGCGGAACCAAACAGGCCCGGAAGCGCGGCGCTGGACTGAAGAAACCCGCCGCCTGGCAGCCCTGGCGAAGCAACGCGCCCTTTCCGCTACTGCCGCGCCCGCGACGGTCACGGGCGCGGCGGTGGTGGGCGCCGTCGTCGCACTCGCCTTCCCCGACCGGGTGGCACGCAGGGTGGAAGGGGACGTCCCCAACCGCTACCTCCTGTCCTCCGGGACCCGCGCCGGATTGCCCGCCGGCAGCCCACTGTCCGGCCATGAATGGCTGGCGGTGGCGGAAGTGACGCGGGCCGACGGGAGGGACTCTGCCGGAACCGGCGCCGTTATCCGCTCGGCGGCGCCGCTCTCACCACAACTGGCGGAGGTTGCCGCGTCGCACCTCCTCACTGACGCCGTCGAGGCGCGATTTACGGCCGGCCGCGTCTCGGCCCGGAGGGTGCGGCGCCTGGGCGCGATCGTCCTGGCGTCGACGCCGGTCCGCCCACCACCCGCCGAAGGGCGCGCGGCCGTGGCGGGCGCACTGCAGAAGGAAGGCCTTGGCGTCCTTGACTGGTCGACGGCGGCCGACGCTTTGCGCCGCCGTCTGGCCTTCCTGCACCGCGGGCTGGGTGCGCCGTGGCCGGACGTTGCCGAACAGGCGCTGCTTCTGCGGCTGGAGGAATGGCTGGGACCGGAGCTTGAAGCCCTCGCCGGCGGAGCAGCGGCACGCGCCATCGACCTGGGTGAGCCGTTGCGCCGTTTGCTTCCCTGGCCCGAGGCGGCCCGGCTCGATGACCTCGCCCCGGAGTGGCTCGAGGTGCCAAGCGGATCGCGGATCCGGATTGAGTACCCTGACGTTGCTGACGACACTGCGCGGCCGGTGGTGGCCGTCAAACTGCAGGAGTGCTTTGGATGGGCGGCGACGCCGCGGCTGCTGAACGGCCAGGTACCGGTCCTCTTCCACCTGCTGTCACCGGCCCGGCGGCCCCTGGCCGTGACGGATGATCTGACATCGTTCTGGTCCGGCCCCTATGCACAGGTCCGGGCCGAAATGCGCGGACGCTACCCCAAGCATCCCTGGCCCGAGGACCCCTGGACGGCCCCGGCCACTGCACACGTCAAGCGGAGGAAGTAG
- a CDS encoding DUF4397 domain-containing protein, giving the protein MRTSIFASGAVAIAAALAFAGPAQAAEGDAQLSVLHGVPGLTVDVWVNGERTLDDFTPGTLAGPLALPAGNYALAITAADAADATAAVIGPVDVTLAANGNYTAVANLDAAGKPTANLFTNDVSQIEPGKGKLTVRHTAAAPAVDVLAAGSAVISNLANPKEQTLTLDPGTIPAAVAAAGTTQPVIGPADVTVAEGTHTIVYAWGSLTDQNLQLAVQTIEGLHSAPGAVPGGRSGAADEGAGGQAMAVAGIGVAGIALLLGAAAASRSAALRRVG; this is encoded by the coding sequence ATGCGCACCAGCATTTTCGCATCAGGAGCAGTGGCAATCGCGGCAGCACTGGCTTTCGCCGGTCCGGCACAAGCGGCGGAAGGAGACGCCCAGCTGTCCGTCCTGCACGGGGTCCCGGGTCTGACTGTTGACGTCTGGGTCAACGGCGAACGGACCCTGGACGACTTCACTCCCGGCACCCTGGCCGGTCCGCTGGCTCTTCCGGCCGGAAACTACGCCCTTGCCATCACCGCCGCCGACGCGGCGGACGCAACGGCTGCCGTCATCGGCCCGGTGGATGTGACCCTCGCTGCCAACGGCAACTACACGGCGGTGGCCAACCTGGACGCGGCCGGCAAGCCGACGGCAAATCTCTTCACCAACGACGTCTCGCAAATTGAACCCGGCAAGGGCAAGCTGACCGTCCGGCACACGGCTGCAGCTCCCGCCGTCGACGTCCTGGCCGCCGGCTCCGCGGTCATTTCCAACCTGGCCAACCCCAAAGAGCAGACCCTGACCCTGGATCCCGGGACCATCCCGGCAGCTGTGGCAGCGGCAGGAACCACTCAACCAGTGATCGGCCCGGCTGATGTGACGGTCGCCGAAGGCACCCACACCATCGTGTACGCCTGGGGCAGCCTGACGGACCAGAACCTGCAGCTCGCAGTGCAGACCATAGAGGGCCTGCACTCGGCTCCGGGAGCTGTACCGGGTGGACGTTCGGGTGCTGCTGACGAGGGTGCCGGAGGGCAGGCCATGGCAGTTGCCGGCATTGGAGTTGCAGGGATCGCACTCCTGCTGGGTGCGGCTGCGGCTTCCCGTTCGGCAGCCCTGCGCAGGGTGGGCTGA
- a CDS encoding class F sortase → MRSTTTSQKARVTVNVADVAATPVAATARRARTAVVLAAVALLSGCGAPATPGPEAARPAATSGAAAPAASPAASPAPAALPDVPLRRATPAPAAPRDPAPRFLTVEGTTISMDIVDVSVSPDGAMEIPEAFDQAGWYRHGPAPGASAGAAVVAGHVDTTSDVAPLSQLKGLAAGTRVTVERHGAPALIYRVRSVELMAKDKFDGGSLFRRDGPHQLKLVTCGGRWLDGKQDYSDNVIVTAELE, encoded by the coding sequence ATGAGAAGCACGACGACGTCGCAAAAGGCCCGCGTTACCGTGAACGTTGCGGACGTGGCCGCCACACCTGTGGCCGCCACGGCGCGCAGGGCGAGGACCGCCGTCGTCCTGGCAGCGGTGGCCCTGCTGTCCGGTTGCGGCGCACCGGCAACGCCAGGGCCGGAAGCTGCCCGGCCCGCCGCAACCTCCGGTGCCGCCGCCCCGGCCGCTTCACCTGCAGCCTCACCCGCACCCGCCGCCCTGCCTGACGTTCCACTGCGCCGGGCCACGCCTGCCCCGGCCGCTCCCCGGGACCCCGCACCGCGCTTCCTGACGGTCGAGGGCACCACCATCAGCATGGACATCGTGGACGTCAGCGTCTCTCCGGACGGCGCGATGGAGATTCCCGAAGCCTTCGACCAGGCCGGCTGGTACCGGCATGGACCTGCCCCTGGCGCATCCGCCGGGGCAGCGGTCGTCGCGGGCCACGTGGACACCACTTCGGATGTGGCTCCCCTTTCGCAATTGAAGGGCTTGGCGGCGGGTACACGCGTCACCGTCGAACGCCACGGCGCACCGGCACTGATTTACCGGGTGCGCTCGGTTGAGCTGATGGCCAAGGACAAGTTCGACGGCGGTTCGCTCTTCCGCCGCGACGGGCCGCACCAGCTCAAGCTCGTGACCTGCGGAGGCCGGTGGCTGGACGGGAAACAGGACTACAGTGACAATGTCATTGTCACTGCGGAACTGGAATGA
- a CDS encoding RNA polymerase sigma factor, translating into MSRYAALALNAEEGKEAGLAPSGQAPSGDEQRRGGAASRPSALGGWNPQLNLSFSAGDETALAEAYRQFSPLVYTLALRALRNRSAADDVTQEVFIRVWKSRSTFDPHKAELPAWIVGITRNAVTDALSASARESRKVLAAAELQPGAEDAAASASAEVLADRLLLDGELNRLGEPQGSIMRLAFYDDLTHDQISRQLNLPLGTVKSHIRRSLTHLRHRLEVDHAAP; encoded by the coding sequence ATGAGCCGCTACGCAGCCCTGGCACTCAACGCCGAGGAGGGGAAGGAGGCCGGTTTGGCACCTTCTGGCCAGGCGCCCTCCGGCGATGAGCAGCGCAGGGGCGGGGCTGCTTCCCGCCCGTCCGCCCTCGGCGGCTGGAACCCGCAGCTTAACCTCTCCTTCTCCGCCGGCGACGAAACCGCGCTCGCCGAGGCCTACCGCCAGTTCTCCCCCCTGGTGTACACACTGGCGCTCCGGGCGCTGAGGAACCGGAGCGCAGCCGACGACGTCACCCAGGAAGTCTTTATCCGCGTCTGGAAGTCACGGTCCACTTTCGACCCCCACAAGGCGGAACTGCCCGCATGGATTGTCGGCATTACCCGGAACGCCGTCACCGATGCCCTGAGCGCGTCGGCCCGGGAAAGCCGCAAAGTGCTGGCAGCCGCTGAACTCCAGCCCGGGGCCGAGGACGCGGCAGCTTCCGCTTCCGCCGAAGTCCTGGCCGACCGGCTGCTGCTGGACGGGGAGCTTAACCGGCTCGGCGAACCCCAGGGTTCCATCATGCGCCTGGCGTTTTACGACGACCTGACCCATGACCAGATTTCACGTCAACTGAACCTTCCCCTTGGTACGGTCAAGAGTCACATCCGCCGCAGCCTTACCCACCTGAGACACAGATTGGAGGTGGATCATGCAGCACCTTGA
- a CDS encoding anti-sigma factor, with product MQHLDPEVMSLFALDEPVDAGSIDHLRSCPECAAEYAALRRAVNAVRTTPDAGSLERPGANVWEGIHQTLGLSGSVAADPLGSAGAEEAPVTEPEPVKTRNNVAWLRRPATWLAAAAAAVVITTGVVVAVNQTVAPVPLASARLEPLDRFSATGSATVTETSDGSRTIEVQLDKTEARGYQEVWLIAPDLSRLVSLGIMNSSSGRFDVPAGLDLSGYPIVDISDEPLDGNPAHSSVSIVRGTLSS from the coding sequence ATGCAGCACCTTGACCCCGAAGTCATGAGCCTGTTCGCCCTGGACGAGCCCGTTGACGCCGGCAGCATCGACCACCTCCGCTCCTGCCCGGAATGCGCAGCCGAGTACGCCGCACTCCGCCGGGCCGTCAACGCAGTCCGGACCACCCCCGATGCCGGCTCTCTGGAGCGACCGGGCGCGAACGTGTGGGAAGGGATCCACCAGACCCTGGGACTCTCCGGGTCGGTTGCGGCGGATCCGCTTGGCTCCGCCGGCGCCGAAGAAGCGCCCGTTACGGAACCGGAGCCCGTCAAGACCCGGAACAATGTGGCCTGGCTCCGCCGGCCGGCCACGTGGCTGGCAGCAGCCGCGGCCGCCGTCGTCATCACCACCGGGGTTGTTGTCGCCGTCAACCAGACCGTCGCCCCGGTTCCGCTTGCCTCGGCCCGCCTGGAACCGCTGGACCGGTTCTCCGCCACGGGATCCGCCACCGTGACCGAAACCAGCGACGGTTCCCGGACCATCGAGGTGCAGCTGGACAAGACTGAGGCCCGGGGCTACCAGGAAGTCTGGCTCATTGCCCCGGACCTTTCCCGGTTGGTGAGCCTGGGGATCATGAACTCGTCGTCCGGCCGCTTCGACGTTCCGGCAGGGCTGGATCTCTCGGGCTACCCCATCGTGGACATCTCCGATGAACCGCTCGACGGCAATCCGGCACACTCCAGTGTCAGCATCGTCCGGGGTACCCTCAGCTCCTGA
- a CDS encoding alkaline phosphatase D family protein, which yields MTSPLLLGPMMRYVDETSASIWVETLNAAEVTVRGGANVWTARTFAVHGHHYALVEVTGLEPATVTPYTLEIDGAPVWPDPESDLPPSKIATLAPGKPLRLAFGSCRTSVPHDASGNRSHGVDSLRAYALRMASDDGTAWPDLVAFLGDQVYADSTSKQMQEFIRSRRDIDEPPGKELKDYEEYAHLYNLAWSDPTNRWLLSTLPSTMIFDDHDIRDDWNSSQTWKQEMAATPWWQERVVSGLASYWVYQHLGNLSPQERAQDALWQRVVRHSGDDELDVSAELDQLVERADANPESYRWSLCRDFGDTRLIVLDSRAARNLSPDRRALLDDSEMAWLDGCMRGGFRHLLVATSLPFLLPMGLHYVESWNEAIAEGAWGKLPAKAAEKLRQAMDLEHWAAFQKSFQRVAALAAEVADGQRGSAPETVMFLSGDVHFSYVSEVQRATGSRIIQAVCSPIRNPLPRLMRYVTGLLSYGLSASLGAVAARSAKVPDPPFRWTGIKGPWFDNNLACLEVVPEGVKLWWQKGVVEGGDQLHPRLERVASLTITPRNITPSTVEQHAPQVP from the coding sequence ATGACATCGCCCCTGCTGCTCGGTCCCATGATGCGGTACGTGGATGAAACTTCGGCGAGCATCTGGGTGGAGACGCTCAATGCCGCGGAGGTGACGGTCCGCGGCGGCGCGAACGTCTGGACGGCGCGCACCTTTGCTGTTCACGGCCACCACTACGCACTGGTGGAAGTGACGGGACTGGAGCCGGCAACTGTCACTCCCTACACTCTTGAGATTGACGGGGCCCCGGTGTGGCCCGATCCGGAATCCGACCTGCCGCCGTCGAAAATTGCAACCCTGGCCCCCGGCAAGCCCCTCCGGCTGGCTTTCGGCTCCTGCCGAACCAGCGTTCCGCACGATGCGTCGGGCAACCGGAGCCACGGGGTGGACTCCCTGCGCGCCTATGCGCTGCGGATGGCATCCGACGACGGCACGGCCTGGCCCGATTTGGTGGCCTTCCTCGGAGACCAGGTCTACGCCGACTCAACCAGCAAACAGATGCAGGAGTTCATCCGCTCCCGACGTGACATCGACGAGCCGCCAGGGAAGGAACTTAAGGATTACGAAGAGTACGCCCACCTTTACAATCTCGCGTGGTCCGATCCCACAAACCGTTGGCTGTTGTCCACCCTTCCCAGCACCATGATCTTCGATGACCACGACATCCGGGATGACTGGAACTCCTCCCAAACGTGGAAGCAGGAGATGGCGGCAACCCCGTGGTGGCAGGAGCGGGTAGTTTCGGGGCTGGCTTCGTACTGGGTCTACCAGCATCTGGGGAACCTTTCCCCGCAGGAGCGTGCACAGGACGCCCTGTGGCAGCGGGTGGTCCGGCATTCAGGCGACGACGAGCTGGACGTAAGTGCTGAGCTGGACCAACTGGTGGAACGTGCCGATGCCAACCCGGAGTCCTACCGGTGGAGCCTTTGCCGGGACTTTGGTGACACCAGGCTGATTGTGCTCGACTCACGTGCGGCGCGTAATCTTTCTCCGGACCGGCGGGCGCTGCTGGACGACTCGGAAATGGCCTGGCTTGATGGCTGCATGCGGGGCGGTTTCCGCCACCTGCTCGTAGCCACGTCACTGCCGTTCCTCCTGCCAATGGGATTGCATTATGTGGAGTCCTGGAACGAAGCCATTGCCGAGGGCGCCTGGGGAAAGCTCCCCGCCAAGGCAGCAGAGAAATTGCGCCAGGCTATGGACCTTGAACACTGGGCCGCGTTCCAGAAGAGCTTTCAGCGCGTGGCCGCCCTGGCCGCCGAAGTGGCCGACGGCCAACGCGGGAGCGCTCCAGAGACGGTGATGTTCCTGTCCGGGGATGTCCATTTCTCCTACGTCTCAGAAGTGCAGCGGGCAACCGGGAGCAGGATCATCCAAGCGGTGTGCTCTCCTATCCGTAACCCGCTGCCGCGGCTGATGCGATACGTCACGGGCCTTTTGTCCTACGGGCTCTCGGCATCCCTGGGTGCTGTGGCGGCGCGCTCCGCAAAGGTACCGGACCCGCCCTTCCGGTGGACTGGCATCAAGGGCCCCTGGTTCGACAACAACCTGGCATGCCTCGAGGTCGTCCCCGAAGGAGTTAAGTTGTGGTGGCAGAAAGGCGTGGTGGAGGGCGGCGACCAGCTCCATCCGCGGCTGGAGCGCGTCGCGTCCCTCACCATCACTCCCAGGAACATCACTCCCAGCACCGTGGAGCAGCATGCCCCGCAGGTGCCGTGA
- a CDS encoding elongation factor G-like protein EF-G2 encodes MSVKGTKDAAGTAGRGGPEGRPGNGSAGISPRDPATVRNVALVGRSGAGKTTLVEALLEANGMITRKGSVVEGTTVSDSDPAAIHQQRSVALSVVPLPVAGMKINLLDTPGYPDFIGELRAGLRAADAVLFAVSAVDGVDAGTTAIWQECQYLGMPRAVVITRLDHPRADYDGVLAACRAAFGDTVLPLYVPVSSDGDVSGLLGLLSGTVYEYSPGTAGATARTGEPQEIAAADAARAELIEGIIAESEDETLMERYLGGEDIDAGVLIADLETAVARGSFFPAVPASALTGLGTAELLELLTKAFPSPPERSLPRATDLAGAPVRALSCDPEGPLAGEVVRTTVDAFLGRVCLVRVFSGTLRGDTPVHVSGHGLADRGHQDHDTDERLTHLYSPLGATLRPVPFCIAGDIAAVAKLGSAETGDTISAKDQPLLLATWEMPEPLMPVAIEADSHGDEDALARSLGKVAAGDPTLRVERNSETHQLILWCMGEAHAEVVLDRLRDQGVKLHAVDVVTPLRETFSARAAGHGRHVKQSGGHGQYAVCDIEVEPLARGTGFEFIDKTVGGVIPGAYISSVEKGVRAQMQKGVASGFPVVDVRVTVVGGKAHSVDSSDAAFQAAGALALREAAAAGKIQLLEPVSSVAISVPDEHVGTVMSDLSGRRGRLTGTTSSGGDRTEITAEVPDQELLKYAVELRALTAGTGTFSRQYIRHDPVPGNMAAAGAGR; translated from the coding sequence ATGTCGGTCAAAGGCACCAAGGACGCAGCAGGCACCGCAGGACGGGGCGGGCCGGAAGGGCGCCCGGGCAACGGCTCTGCCGGCATCTCGCCGCGGGACCCGGCCACGGTCAGGAATGTGGCACTTGTCGGCCGCTCCGGTGCCGGCAAAACCACCCTTGTCGAGGCACTGCTTGAGGCCAACGGGATGATCACCCGGAAGGGCTCGGTGGTTGAAGGCACCACCGTGAGCGATTCCGATCCCGCCGCCATCCACCAGCAGCGCTCCGTGGCGCTGTCAGTGGTCCCGCTGCCCGTGGCCGGGATGAAGATCAACCTCCTTGATACCCCCGGCTATCCCGACTTCATCGGCGAGCTCCGTGCAGGCCTTCGCGCCGCCGATGCCGTCCTTTTTGCCGTGTCAGCCGTTGACGGCGTGGATGCGGGCACCACTGCGATCTGGCAGGAGTGCCAGTACCTGGGGATGCCCCGCGCTGTGGTCATCACCCGGCTGGACCATCCCCGGGCTGATTACGACGGCGTCCTGGCCGCCTGCCGGGCGGCGTTCGGCGACACGGTGCTTCCGTTGTACGTCCCCGTCAGTTCCGATGGGGACGTCAGCGGTCTCCTCGGCCTGCTGTCCGGGACGGTCTACGAGTATTCGCCGGGCACCGCGGGTGCCACGGCACGCACCGGGGAGCCGCAGGAGATCGCGGCGGCCGATGCTGCACGGGCCGAGCTTATTGAGGGAATCATTGCCGAAAGCGAAGATGAGACGCTGATGGAGCGTTACCTTGGGGGCGAGGACATCGATGCCGGCGTCCTCATCGCGGACCTGGAAACCGCCGTCGCCCGCGGCTCCTTCTTCCCCGCGGTGCCCGCCTCGGCGCTCACCGGGCTGGGTACAGCGGAACTGCTGGAGCTGCTCACCAAGGCGTTTCCCTCGCCGCCGGAACGCAGCCTGCCGCGGGCAACTGACCTGGCAGGAGCGCCCGTCCGCGCCCTTTCCTGCGACCCTGAGGGGCCGCTGGCGGGCGAGGTGGTCCGCACCACCGTGGACGCCTTCCTTGGCCGCGTCTGTTTGGTCCGGGTGTTTTCCGGCACGCTGCGCGGGGACACCCCCGTGCACGTGAGCGGACACGGGCTGGCGGACCGCGGACACCAGGACCACGACACGGACGAGCGCCTCACCCACCTCTACTCCCCGCTCGGAGCCACCCTTCGGCCCGTGCCCTTTTGTATTGCCGGCGACATCGCCGCCGTAGCCAAACTGGGCAGCGCCGAGACCGGGGACACCATTTCGGCCAAGGACCAGCCACTGCTGCTGGCCACGTGGGAGATGCCCGAGCCGCTGATGCCGGTTGCCATTGAAGCCGATTCCCATGGCGACGAGGATGCCCTTGCCCGCAGCCTGGGGAAGGTAGCTGCCGGCGACCCTACCCTCCGGGTGGAACGGAACTCCGAAACGCACCAACTGATCCTCTGGTGCATGGGGGAGGCCCACGCCGAAGTGGTGCTGGACAGGCTGCGCGACCAGGGCGTGAAGCTGCACGCCGTGGACGTCGTAACGCCGCTGCGGGAAACTTTTTCAGCCCGCGCCGCAGGGCACGGGCGTCACGTCAAACAGTCCGGTGGCCACGGCCAGTATGCCGTCTGTGATATTGAGGTTGAGCCGCTGGCCAGGGGCACGGGTTTCGAATTCATCGATAAGACAGTGGGCGGCGTGATCCCCGGAGCGTATATCTCTTCCGTTGAGAAGGGCGTGCGTGCGCAAATGCAGAAGGGTGTTGCTTCCGGCTTCCCGGTGGTGGATGTGCGCGTGACCGTGGTGGGCGGCAAGGCACACAGCGTTGACTCCTCGGACGCGGCCTTCCAGGCAGCCGGAGCCCTAGCTTTACGGGAAGCTGCTGCCGCGGGCAAAATCCAGCTGCTGGAACCTGTCTCGTCCGTGGCGATCAGCGTCCCGGACGAGCATGTGGGGACGGTGATGAGCGACCTTTCGGGGCGCCGCGGCCGGTTGACGGGCACCACCTCCTCCGGCGGGGACCGGACCGAGATCACGGCGGAAGTGCCGGACCAGGAACTGCTGAAATACGCGGTGGAACTGCGTGCCCTGACGGCAGGCACCGGCACCTTCAGCCGCCAGTACATCCGGCATGATCCCGTCCCCGGCAATATGGCCGCTGCCGGGGCCGGCAGGTGA
- a CDS encoding ChaB family protein codes for MPKTGKNDHARKDELPSTLQRSDRKAQDTFVKTYDSAMESYDHDESRAARAAYASLKHSYEKVGDHWEPKEKRGPSDERAEKGPDAAAPTAGGVDANASKKHLLERARELDIGGRSKMDKDELVKALHKANEAATRKAREK; via the coding sequence ATGCCGAAGACGGGAAAGAACGACCACGCCCGCAAGGACGAGCTTCCCTCAACCCTGCAGCGCTCGGACCGGAAGGCGCAGGATACGTTCGTGAAAACCTACGATTCGGCCATGGAGTCCTACGACCATGACGAAAGCCGGGCCGCCCGCGCCGCCTACGCTTCCCTGAAGCACAGCTACGAAAAGGTGGGGGACCACTGGGAGCCCAAGGAGAAACGCGGCCCCTCGGATGAACGGGCGGAAAAAGGACCCGACGCAGCCGCGCCCACCGCCGGCGGTGTGGACGCCAACGCCTCCAAAAAACATTTGCTGGAGCGAGCGCGTGAATTGGACATTGGCGGCCGCTCAAAGATGGACAAGGACGAACTCGTCAAAGCGCTGCATAAGGCAAATGAGGCCGCAACACGCAAGGCACGCGAAAAATAG
- a CDS encoding 5'-3' exonuclease: MPDRLMLLDTASLYFRAFYGLPDSIRRADGTPVNAVRGLLDMIARLTTDYGATHLIACWDDDWRPQWRVDLVPTYKSHRVAEVNTDAPDVEVVPDALEAQLPMIRRVLGLAGIAIVGAAHHEADDVVGTYASHADLPVDVVTGDRDLFQVCDDARQVRVVYTARGMKNLEIMTESVVVGKYRVLPQQYADYATLRGDASDGLPGVAGIGEKTAASLLLKYGTLENLLEAAADPRGGLSSPVRAKLDAAADYLVAAPAVVRLVRNLDLPSLEEAGAQLHPVTGEARAELERLATEWNLGGSVMRLLDALDRTRPS, encoded by the coding sequence ATGCCTGACCGCCTGATGCTGCTGGATACCGCCTCCCTGTACTTCCGCGCCTTCTACGGCCTGCCCGATTCCATCCGCCGCGCCGACGGGACGCCCGTCAACGCTGTGCGGGGGCTCCTGGACATGATCGCCCGGCTGACGACGGACTACGGGGCGACGCATCTCATCGCATGCTGGGATGACGACTGGCGGCCGCAGTGGCGGGTAGACCTTGTCCCCACCTATAAGTCCCACCGTGTGGCGGAGGTCAATACGGACGCCCCGGACGTGGAGGTAGTTCCGGATGCCCTCGAGGCGCAGCTTCCCATGATCAGGCGCGTACTCGGCCTGGCCGGGATCGCCATCGTCGGTGCTGCCCACCACGAGGCCGACGACGTTGTGGGCACCTACGCCAGCCACGCCGATCTCCCTGTCGATGTGGTCACCGGGGACCGCGACCTCTTCCAGGTCTGCGACGACGCCCGCCAGGTGCGGGTGGTTTACACCGCGCGAGGCATGAAGAACCTTGAGATCATGACCGAATCCGTGGTGGTGGGGAAGTACCGCGTGCTGCCTCAGCAGTACGCCGATTACGCCACCCTGCGTGGCGACGCCTCCGATGGCCTGCCGGGTGTGGCCGGGATCGGGGAAAAGACAGCAGCGTCATTGCTCCTGAAGTACGGCACCCTCGAAAACCTGCTGGAAGCAGCAGCTGACCCGCGCGGGGGCCTGTCGTCACCTGTCCGGGCCAAGCTCGATGCCGCCGCCGATTACCTTGTGGCCGCGCCCGCCGTCGTACGCCTGGTGCGGAACCTTGACCTGCCTTCACTGGAGGAAGCCGGCGCCCAGCTGCACCCCGTCACCGGGGAGGCGCGGGCAGAACTGGAACGCCTCGCCACTGAATGGAATCTCGGCGGATCGGTCATGCGGCTGCTCGACGCGCTGGACCGCACCAGGCCAAGCTGA